In the genome of Neofelis nebulosa isolate mNeoNeb1 chromosome 6, mNeoNeb1.pri, whole genome shotgun sequence, one region contains:
- the TSPYL1 gene encoding testis-specific Y-encoded-like protein 1: protein MSGQDGAETSPFPQTRSLTTLGLTPGDPDPHQCLKLREATEASQVMAEPGEGSLETVALPPPQLPEEAFHASAGCGQTPQIRGGGDRGFVETEAGRAEAPPLTEGLEAGSVSVATDHSLKNGCRSGEPGGPGGEKPPGTCVAERSGSEVLEEVKASEVETEKCTVFSVAVDEAVEKKGVKEEDTVEKEGVKEEEVVEQKMEIEKQVGEEIEMMEENRVVEEVKEEAGLRPLNMDLRMNPLEAIQLELDTVNAQADRAFQQLEQKFGRMRRHYLERRNYIIQNIPGFWVTAFRNHPQLSPMIRGQDAEMLRYITNLEVKELRHPRTGCKFKFFFRRNPYFRNKLIVKEYEVRASGRVVSLSTPIIWRRGHEPQSFIRRNQDVVCNFFTWFSDHSLPESDKIAEIIKEDLWPNPLQYYLLREGVRRARRRPIREPVEIPRPFGFQSG from the coding sequence ATGAGCGGCCAGGATGGAGCTGAGACGTCCCCTTTTCCGCAAACCCGCAGTCTCACGACTCTCGGCCTTACCCCAGGAGACCCCGACCCACACCAGTGCCTGAAGCTCCGTGAGGCAACCGAGGCGTCACAGGTGATGGCGGAGCCGGGTGAGGGAAGCTTGGAGACTGTCGCGCTCCCACCGCCTCAGCTTCCAGAGGAAGCCTTCCACGCCTCCGCGGGCTGTGGCCAAACTCCCCAGATCCGAGGCGGTGGGGATCGAGGTTTCGTAGAGACCGAAGCCGGTCGGGCGGAGGCCCCGCCTCTAACGGAAGGCCTGGAAGCTGGGTCTGTGTCCGTGGCAACGGACCACAGCTTGAAAAATGGCTGTCGGAGTGGAGAGCCGGGCGGCCCAGGTGGGGAGAAGCCCCCAGGAACCTGTGTTGCAGAGAGGTCGGGGTCTGAGGTGTTGGAAGAGGTGAAGGCCAGTGAAGTGGAGACAGAAAAGTGCACCGTTTTCTCGGTAGCAGTGGATGAAGCGGTGGAGAAGAAGGGAGTGAAGGAAGAGGACACggtggagaaggaaggagtgaaggaggaggaggtggtggagcAGAAGATGGAGATAGAGAAGCAAGtaggggaagaaatagaaatgatggAGGAAAATAGAGTGGtagaggaggtgaaggaggaagCGGGGCTCCGACCCTTGAATATGGATCTTCGCATGAACCCCCTGGAAGCCATCCAGCTGGAACTGGACACTGTGAATGCTCAGGCTGACAGAGCCTTTCAACAACTGGAGCAGAAATTTGGGCGCATGCGTCGTCACTACCTGGAGAGGAGGAACTACATCATTCAGAATATCCCGGGCTTCTGGGTGACTGCCTTTCGGAACCACCCCCAGTTGTCCCCCATGATTAGGGGCCAAGATGCCGAGATGTTAAGATACATAACCAATTTGGAGGTGAAGGAGCTCAGACACCCCAGAACTGGCTGCAAGTTCAAGTTCTTCTTTCGAAGAAACCCCTACTTCAGAAACAAGCTTATTGTCAAAGAATATGAGGTCAGAGCCTCTGGCCGAGTGGTGTCTCTTTCCACTCCAATCATATGGCGCCGGGGCCATGAACCCCAGTCCTTCATTCGCAGGAACCAAGATGTCGTCTGCAATTTCTTCACCTGGTTTTCAGACCATAGCCTTCCAGAGTCTGACAAGATTGCTGAAATTATCAAAGAGGACTTGTGGCCCAATCCACTGCAGTATTACCTGTTGCGTGAAGGAGTCCGTAGAGCCAGACGTCGCCCAATAAGAGAGCCTGTAGAGATCCCCAGGCCCTTTGGATTCCAGTCTGGTTAA